A single window of Crassostrea angulata isolate pt1a10 chromosome 8, ASM2561291v2, whole genome shotgun sequence DNA harbors:
- the LOC128160923 gene encoding uncharacterized protein LOC128160923 → MFDMERLEKVQLSAARIVTGLPILASTDSLYTETGWESLNKNETSQAGPGPARVDGPTKSSSVLKANTMSIVRKLSEAFRYSIHKNKAAPQYRWLSEGPNGLSSVSSRVETSKTSTEKDTKKDDRRRKLKNQFRLFHNKHKGSDLLLSSPTKAELKSKKHTPVSPHNTDDGPRMDIVPDHILMARILRPKSLPPLAPNAKDISLIIPKRNRITKETGFYIFENLESLIKHNKLHEFRITPSDIHKV, encoded by the exons ATGTTTGACATGGAGAGATTAGAAAAAGTTCAATTAAGTGCTGCAAGGATTGTTACTGGTTTACCCATTTTAGCATCTACAGATTCTCTCTACACAGAAACTGGCTGGGAATCTCTG aataaaaatgaaacgTCCCAAGCAGGCCCGGGACCAGCCCGCGTGGATGGCCCCACCAAGTCCTCCTCAGTGCTGAAAG CAAACACGATGTCCATCGTCCGAAAGCTGTCCGAAGCATTTAGATATTCGATTCATAAGAACAAAG CGGCGCCTCAGTACCGCTGGCTTTCTGAAGGACCTAACGGCCTATCTTCCGTCTCCAGTCGCGTAGAAACCTCAAAAACCTCGACGGAGAAAGACACGAAAAAAG ATGACAGAagaagaaagttgaaaaaccaATTCCGGTTGTTCCATAATAAACATAAAGGTTCCGATCTTCTGCTCTCGAGTCCAACAAAGGCGGAACTGAAATCAAAGAAGCATACGCCAGTATCGCCCCACAACACCGACGATGGGCCGCGTATGGATATAGTACCAG ATCACATTTTGATGGCACGGATTCTTCGTCCTAAAAGTCTGCCTCCTCTTGCACCCAATGCCAAGGACATTTCCCTTATCATTCCCAAAAGAAATCGAATAACAAAGGAAACGGGGTTTTACATCTTTGAAAATCTGGAGAGCTTgataaaacacaacaaattacACG AATTTCGCATAACACCCAGTGACATACATAAAGTGTAA
- the LOC128159848 gene encoding pleckstrin-like produces the protein MEDGTSLKTGFLLRYEPNKRWKLRWFVLLEEQLVCTHKLHHSMVVDIVPLQGASVVCPITDPQLNSPGTFKITTPAGDELFYQAAGKQDRDGWAHAVGAVIRSLSGSKQDSEQPIPFTAFRATANVSEILGAMQDPDAGVSLGSHVRNGAVHKNCFTGSAVVDWLVRWSIIRKREDGSAMIQTLLKLGHVQEVDINDGALGASKKFSDGDKLYRFSSLNLGAKRNSYYDSTDSDSSSSEDEEDDTQENKLKKGKVLKASYLSKKKSIRKDWRIVRVTLRENPPSLEYSRVLHDHSKKGKLIEVEDVNTEEAKNDCLVCSQDTAETARLRRRIVLRDTGGKCYIFKTKDEQEKLEWLPLLQSLSRKAATSQ, from the exons ATGGAGGATGGGACAAGTTTAAAGACGGGCTTTCTTCTTCGCTAC GAGCCAAATAAGCGATGGAAGTTGCGATGGTTTGTTCTTCTAGAGGAACAGTTGGTGTGTACACATAAACTGCATCATTCCATGGTGGTGGACATTGTTCCCCTTCAGGGAGCCTCCGTAGTTTGTCCAATCACAGACCCTCAGCTCAACTCACCT GGGACCTTTAAGATCACCACTCCGGCAGGAGACGAGCTCTTTTACCAGGCTGCCGGGAAACAGGACCGAGATGGCTGGGCTCACGCGGTTGGAGCCGTCATCAGATCGCTCAGTGGATCCAAACAG GATTCAGAACAACCAATTCCATTTACAGCTTTCAGAGCCACAGCAAATGTcag TGAAATTTTGGGTGCTATGCAAGACCCTGATGCTGGGGTTAGCTTGGGGAGCCATGTCCGTAATGGTGCAGTTCACAAGAATTGTTTTACAG GAAGTGCTGTAGTAGACTGGCTGGTACGCTGGTCAATCATCAGGAAACGTGAGGACGGGTCGGCCATGATTCAGACTCTGCTAAAACTAGGTCATGTCCAGGAAGTGGACATCAATGACGGAGCTCTGGGAGCCTCCAAAAAGTTCAGTGATGGAGACAAACTATACAGATTT TCCTCCCTTAACCTTGGTGCTAAGAGGAACAGTTACTATGACAGCACTGACAGTGACAGCAGCTCCTCGGAGGATGAAGAGGACGACACTCAGGAAAACAAACTCAAAAAAGGAAAAGTACTCAAAGCATCCTACCTGTCCAAAAAG aaaAGTATACGTAAGGATTGGAGAATTGTCCGAGTTACATTACGAGAAAACCCACCTTCTCTGGAAtattcaagagttttg cATGATCACTCCAAAAAAGGGAAGCTAATTGAAGTGGAGGACGTAAACACAGAGGAAGCTAAAAATGATTGTTTAG TCTGTAGTCAAGATACAGCTGAGACAGCCAGACTCAGAAGAAGAATTGTTTTGAGAGACACAGGAGGCAAatgttacatctttaaaaccaAGGATGAACAGGAGAAGTTAGAGTGGCTTCCCTTGCTGCAGAGCCTCAGCCGGAAGGCCGCCACATCGCAGTGA